The following is a genomic window from Amycolatopsis sp. BJA-103.
CCCTCGAGGCCGAGCTTCGCCAGCCATTCGCGGCCCGCCTCGATGGATTCCTTGCGGCCCTTGCCACTCAGCAGCGACGGCAGCGCGACGTTCTCCTCGGCGCTCAATTCGGCGACGAGCATGCCGGACTGGAACACGAAGCCGAACTCGGTGCGCCGCAGCTCGCTGCGCTTGCGCTCGTTGAGCTGGTCGACCCGCTGCCCGGCGAGGAAGATCTGCCCGGAGTCGGCGCGGAGGATCCCGGCGAGTACGTGCAGCAGGGAGGTCTTGCCTGAGCCGGAAGGCCCGACGATGGCGACCGCGTCACCCGCCTGGATGTCGATGTCGATCCCGGCCAGCGCGTGCTGCGTGCCGTACCGCTTCACCAGCCCACGTCCGGCGAGTACCGCGTCACTATCGCGCCTGCCGTGATCGTGCTGCCAGGGCGCTGCTTCGGAATTCACGTTACCTCCCACGCAAAG
Proteins encoded in this region:
- a CDS encoding ABC transporter ATP-binding protein, with amino-acid sequence MNSEAAPWQHDHGRRDSDAVLAGRGLVKRYGTQHALAGIDIDIQAGDAVAIVGPSGSGKTSLLHVLAGILRADSGQIFLAGQRVDQLNERKRSELRRTEFGFVFQSGMLVAELSAEENVALPSLLSGKGRKESIEAGREWLAKLGLEGKEKRRPGELSGGEAQRVAIARALTHRPKVIFADEPTGALDTRTGRATMDALLSAAADSGAAVIVVTHDRELAEAMPRTVSIRDGLIATRLAA